One window of the Oncorhynchus gorbuscha isolate QuinsamMale2020 ecotype Even-year linkage group LG17, OgorEven_v1.0, whole genome shotgun sequence genome contains the following:
- the LOC124002064 gene encoding uncharacterized protein LOC124002064, with protein MAEKETDAQTYAKALTSFVENGKALLELAEQESKEGLLQDYIRKKIRIELNQSLLGLIPAGARLFTSMSVKKKKDADELWKRSYQCAEMQDAVEDFLQLGVQWDSFLEYLDKELHLGDRIFGQEPQVKCLSHDIPLIDAQTGATLTLGKYLGRGEKVLLVLIRQFSCLLCRIHLKDLEAHKIALDACSVKVVVVSFGCREGALHWLAETGCQYDMVLDPQRKVYSAFGLRASLKKVLNFNNMLLYAE; from the exons ATGgctgagaaagagacagatgcgCAGACTTACGCGAAAGCTTTGACAAGTTTTGTTGAAAATGGAAAAGCACTATTGGAACTCGCTGAACAGGAGAGCAAAGAGG GACTTCTGCAAGACTACATCAGGAAGAAGATCCGTATTGAACTGAACCAATCACTACTGGGACTTATTCCAGCAGGGGCAAGGTTATTCACAAG CATGTCAGTGAAGAAGAAAAAGGACGCTGATGAACTATGGAAGAGAAGCTACCA aTGTGCTGAAATGCAGGATGCTGTTGAGGACTTCTTGCAGCTGGGA GTGCAGTGGGATAGTTTTCTGGAGTACTTGGACAAAGAGCTACATCTGGGTGATAGAATCTTTGGTCAAGAGCCACAAGTAAAATGCCTGTCGCATGACATACCCCTCATTGATGCCCAGACTGGAGC AACTCTGACGTTAGGGAAgtaccttgggagaggtgagaaAGTGCTACTTGTGTTGATCCGTCAGTTCTCCTGCCTCCTCTGTCGAATCCATCTGAAAGATCTGGAGGCCCATAAG ATTGCCCTGGATGCATGTTCAGTgaaagtggtggtggtgtcaTTTGGTTGCAGAGAGGGGGCATTGCATTGGCTGGCGGAGACAGGTTGCCAGTATGACATGGTGTTAGACCCACAAAGGAAG GTGTACAGCGCTTTTGGCTTGAGAGCATCTCTAAAGAAAGTGTTGAACTTCAACAACATGCTCCTCTACGCTGAATAA
- the LOC124001853 gene encoding beta-taxilin-like, producing METCQVSDQVDPAQCQGQVDLTEDLSKQLEDIISTYQEASEEPAEQEEVEEVLKEQVTKSSAKDQKLEKKMLKSLGKEAMLLMQSLNKLGTPEQKLEAIIKKHAELLEEHRGDQKQLKVLQKKLLQVMKEKDQLQSEHSRAVLARSKLESLCRELQRHNKTLKEETLQRCREDDLKRKDITTHFQSTLTDIQVQIEEHSNRNTKLCQENSGLAEKLKSLISQYDAREANLEKVFKHRDLQQQLLETKLEQANIFIKEGEEKHKRERDHLINKAAQSQVKVQILKEQEEGMQAQLSMYSEKFDQFQGTVSKSNGVYASFKQDMEKMTKRMRKLEKESIQWKSRFEGCNKALIDMLTDKTLKEKEFELFTLKTQKLEKLCRALQEERNSLSHKLQEENPAAATNVAEMKENETKAKENPEVPAAEKPIETPSENPLNESPTLKVPVATETLAVVTPAPEKPAPATHLTSELDNLKAQKSRLQEIQMSFTLSNVVPPEFFDNEEEEETTTEPHGHTEAPEASSEASKSPEEHHIEGCNGDKMTEESTGPFSSSSPAAAEGHEAQEQRDRELETVD from the exons ATGGAGACATGTCAGGTGAGTGACCAGGTGGATCCAGCCCAGTGTCAGGGTCAGGTGGACCTGACAGAGGACCTGAGCAAGCAGCTAGAGGATATCATCAGTACCTACCAGGAGGCCAGTGAGGAGCCTGCTGAgcaggaagaggtggaggaggttctGAAGGAGCAGGTCACCAAGAGCTCCGCCAAGGACCAGAAACTAGAGAAGAAGATGCTGAAGAGCCTTG GCAAAGAGGCCATGCTATTGATGCAGAGCTTGAACAAGCTCGGCACTCCAGAGCAGAAACTGGAGGCCATCATCAAGAAGCACGCTGAGCTG ctGGAGGAGCACCGGGGTGACCAGAAGCAGCTGAAGGTTCTGCAGAAGAAGCTTCTTCAGGTGATGAAGGAGAAGGACCAGCTTCAGAGTGAACACAGCAGAGCGGTTCTGGCCCGCAGCAAACTGGAGTCTCTGTGTAGGGAGCTGCAGAGACACAACAAGACACTGAAG GAGGAGACCCTCCAGAGGTGCAGGGAGGACGACCTGAAGAGGAAGGACATCACCACTCACTTCCAGAGCACGCTGACGGACATCCAGGTCCAGATCGAGGAGCACAGTAACCGCAACACCAAACTCTGCCAGGAGAACAGCGGCCTGGCAGAGAAACTCAAGAGCCTCATCTCCCAGTACGACGCAAGAGAAGCG AACCTGGAAAAGGTATTCAAACATCGAGACCTGCAGCAGCAGTTGTTGGAAACCAAACTTGAACAGGCAAACATATTCattaaagagggagaggagaagcaCAAGCGAGAGAGGGATCAT TTGATAAATAAGGCGGCACAGTCACAGGTGAAGGTGCAGATTCTGAAAGAGCAAGAGGAAGGGATGCAGGCCCAG TTGTCCATGTACTCTGAGAAGTTCGATCAGTTCCAGGGGACTGTGTCGAAGAGCAACGGAGTGTACGCCAGCTTCAAACAGGACATGGAGAAG ATGACCAAGAGAATGAGGAAGCTGGAGAAGGAGTCTATTCAATGGAAAAGCCGTTTTGAGGGCTGCAACAAGGCTCTTATTGATATGCTCACAGAC AAAACCCTGAAGGAAAAGGAGTTTGAGCTGTTCACCCTGAAGACCCAGAAGCTGGAAAAACTGTGCCGGGCGctgcaggaggagaggaacagtctctCTCATAAGCTCCAGGAAGAAAATCCAGCGGCTGCCACCAATGTAGCGGAGATGAAAGAAAATGAGACAAAGGCGAAGGAGAACCCAGAGGTACCTGCTGCTGAGAAGCCCATTGAGACACCCTctgaaaaccccttgaatgaaaGCCCTACTCTCAAAGTACCTGTTGCTACAGAAACCCTCGCAGTTGTAACTCCTGCTCCGGAAAAACCTGCTCCTGCAACACACCTGACCAGCGAGCTGGATAACCTGAAGGCCCAGAAGTCCCGTCTGCAGGAGATTCAAATGTCGTTCACCCTTTCCAACGTTGTGCCACCTGAGTTCTTTGACAacgaagaagaggaagagaccaCCACAGAGCCACATGGACACACGGAGGCCCCAGAGGCCAGTAGCGAGGCCAGCAAGAGCCCAGAGGAACATCACATAGAGGGGTGTAATGGAGACAAAATGACAGAGGAGTCCACTGgccctttttcttcttcttctcctgcagCAGCTGAAGGACACGAGGCCCAGGAGCAGAGAGATAGGGAACTGGAGACAGTTGACTAG
- the LOC124001951 gene encoding LOW QUALITY PROTEIN: transcription factor HIVEP2-like (The sequence of the model RefSeq protein was modified relative to this genomic sequence to represent the inferred CDS: deleted 1 base in 1 codon) has product MESLEATVEVKCSKEGPKKTVTQKEWAAPEPTTAQTKMPPSADSEGEGWHQCPQPEEDQSRTTCGSTDKPDSGKLRQLGKLPHQLQDQACSHPHYNVLTSYPPLGRQAVPFARQKTADRSVSALPLSHGNCEGPSPQRSAPSLPASLQHCSQSGIEELSKDVCSKLEQKQQQRPGKYVCDYCGRACAKPSVLKKHIRSHTGERPYPCVPCGFSFKTKSNLYKHRKSHAHSVKAGTVPISELGSYNANIEDRGSLEGEGELYSDAEQSSDTDDDYSSFLDSVSVEEPDSTTAVKVLNLIAQKQGVTSTLSEERSARLPEINGAQSPAVSQVSRAIQSSAIKQRLALRLSEKRSSDTDTSLSLPSQGSKGSTDSGYFSRSESAEHQTGGPPNTNAKSYQEIMFGKCYKPNPKQAITVVTCTTDLISDRKCSERGVSRVFTQEKESMIESIRINTHSFTREEIKEAQLELSDSGQLVRSNSMPTSSAACLDMPQGLRGSHSFDERASPGGIRRLRRQAAFEHSAHDGHTELPDHCGNISDISNLGVEMEFATRKRRKENCIREEEDIASQYHTDSDHAEETRDCDSKPASQGALTTTPSVKVHAQGVNTQHRAQCDRLDMEMLEDTTEKRALGNVISVIQHTNSLSRSHSDESYNRQRREKPSSMEVVEQTETRDKGTEVITHQLSDSRLLDQSYQMTPKLVRQSNIQVPEIRVTVEPDSPEKENAAEVKQVKAKEPDRYVEEFQWPQRSETLSQFPPEKLPPKKKRLRLADLEHSSGESSFESACTSLSRSPSQDSNLSYCSSFSFDREEREREFIPKPAPLAARQDEFGKALEFLAVPGSAHSLSVLSQRQQHEMRRSSSEQAPCNSQRRELPEVRSVSFDYGSLSPMAKVRHAELGASYSEPRRGNLVRQASLNVDPEFTHPVLPLNILPQYLSNALSLSTTSLLSQSLPMFAPQPPHAGLLVPVRIQAHVPSYGSITYTTVSQVVEDPYENSLTSHFAHLSTNLDVLLGHPRGLLTNNPAQIQVLDLSPAKFKTGIPLTLTSRTISTTNCGSSGGSNKRMLSPASSLDLFTDVKQQKRVKEEKMYGEIVEELGAVELGNCNVTEESKYSLKTEFKSDTNQGASLSGLSSISSLSVSSSRHSLDERASESFISPQQQGSECPDSPMDNSPTETRLYPPSLISLNDFKESGIDSKAQMEIMVQIVKGQGILISDGENTKLISQFPSLRTTTVVSWCYLNYTKPNSTHNTSPMSSVYTTWCVSSHNPNPPNLNTSATLALLCSKQKTNTWVYTMAAMYQPGTGKLVSSSLLWRQRLELSKPELKELDVISCGRKVKDASCRVKAAKEDWKDMEVSSKHTAAPTPTPTQIKIFDGGFKSNEDYVYVRGRGRGKYICEECGIRCKKPSMLKKHIRTHTDVRPYVCRVCNFAFKTKGNLTKHMKSKAHMKKCLELGVSVTVDDTETQESDDIQQDSKTGVVSSAKHQFSDADDSDGMDEEIDDIDEDDDDDYDGGSTPKIRSRSTSPQPCDIASPSVTAATITQVVSSDLHGCTLSTFRSLPSCLTNSIVPPPCHAHTSISGKRTGPDRRHVLASSLDKEPSERERLVEEDCSLAMLSPDQGCLFTGLLSTGWESPLREPSPSQLRYPSPRRDLSPRGRFSPRWDTSQLRPSSPNLTPIQHLSPACMERPLSPGGVDLPGRREPSARGRQRVVLRAVSPRRGGSQHRGSGDKTKRQAKAELVHKGGSIEIDLDQRRSTLPKLPGPYISSCTHHNVLSHLPLHSQQQARTLLPMVPIGGDPGTALFALLQSDRTHLSVLSHQKTELHQDSNKEGSVCVAGLGAEDSVAQQQEKEWERERPSPHQTPWDSEEEKDPVSVLTVRDPKQEEGLQTCTKAIASLRITSEEHL; this is encoded by the exons ATGGAGTCACTAGAAGCTACTGTGGAGGTGAAATGCTCTAAAGAGGGTCCGAAAAAGACAGTTACACAGAAAGAGTGGGCAGCGCCAGAGCCTACAACTGCCCAAACTAAAATGCCCCCTTCGGCTGATTCTGAGGGGGAGGGGTGGCACCAATGCCCACAACCTGAGGAGGACCAGAGTAGAACCACATGTGGTTCAACAGACAAGCCTGACTCAGGGAAACTAAGACAATTAGGGAAATTACCACACCAATTACAGGATCAAGCCTGCAGTCATCCTCATTACAACGTATTAACATCATATCCACCACTGGGGAGACAGGCAGTTCCCTTTGCTAGGCAGAAAACGGCAGATCGCTCGGTTTCTGCACTTCCGCTATCCCATGGCAACTGTGAAGGGCCCTCCCCTCAAAGGAGCGCCCCCAGTTTACCCGCGTCTCTTCAACACTGTTCCCAGTCAGGGATAGAGGAGCTATCCAAGGACGTGTGTAGTAAGCTGGAGCAGAAACAGCAGCAGAGGCCTGGGAAGTATGTTTGTGATTATTGTGGGAGGGCATGTGCCAAACCCAGCGTACTTAAAAAGCATATTCGCTCGCATACTGGGGAGCGACCCTACCCCTGCGTTCCCTGCGGCTTCTCTTTCAAAACCAAGAGCAATTTATACAAACACAGAAAATCTCATGCTCACTCTGTCAAAGCTGGGACAGTGCCAATTTCAGAACTGGGTTCTTACAATGCCAACATAGAGGACCGGGGATCtttagaaggagaaggagagctaTACTCTGACGCTGAGCAGAGCTCTGACACGGATGATGACTATTCATCGTTCTTGGACTCTGTTTCAGTCGAGGAACCAGATAGCACCACTGCTGTGAAAGTACTGAATCTCATTGCCCAGAAACAGGGAGTTACATCAACATTATCTGAGGAGCGTTCAGCCAGGCTCCCAGAGATCAATGGTGCTCAATCTCCAGCCGTTTCTCAGGTCAGTCGTGCAATTCAATCCAGCGCCATCAAGCAGAGGCTGGCACTCCGGCTCTCAGAGAAAAGGAGCAGTGACACTGACACATCTCTCTCCTTGCCTAGCCAGGGAAGCAAAGGCAGCACAGACTCAGGCTACTTCTCGCGCTCTGAGAGCGCAGAACACCAAACCGGTGGTCCTCCCAACACAAACGCCAAGTCCTATCAAGAGATTATGTTTGGGAAGTGTTACAAACCGAACCCGAAACAGGCCATAACTGTTGTGACTTGCACTACAGACTTAATAAGTGATCGTAAGTGTTCAGAGCGAGGTGTTTCCCGCGTATTCACACAAGAAAAGGAATCAATGATAGAATCGATCAGAATAAACACACATTCATTTACAAGGGAAGAAATTAAAGAGGCTCAACTAGAGCTCTCCGATTCTGGGCAGCTGGTGCGGAGCAACTCGATGCCCACGTCCTCAGCTGCGTGTCTGGACATGCCACAAGGCCTGCGAGGCAGCCACTCCTTTGATGAGAGGGCGTCCCCTGGAGGAATTAGGAGACTCAGGCGACAGGCTGCCTTTGAACACTCTGCACACGATGGACACACAGAACTTCCTGACCACTGCGGAAACATCTCTGATATTTCCAACCTTGGAGTAGAGATGGAATTTGCGACGAGGAAACGACGGAAGGAAAACTGtatcagggaggaggaggatatagcAAGCCAGTATCACACAGACTCCGACCACGCTGAAGAGACAAGGGACTGTGATTCAAAGCCAGCCTCTCAAGGTGCTCTAACCACGACTCCTTCAGTGAAAGTGCATGCCCAAGGCGTGAATACACAGCATAGAGCGCAGTGTGATAGACTGGACATGGAAATGCTGGAAGACACCACAGAGAAGAGAGCTTTAGGTAATGTCATCTCTGTGATTCAACACACAAACTCCTTGAGCAGGTCTCACTCGGATGAGTCTTACAACCGCCAGAGACGGGAAAAGCCTTCCTCAATGGAAGTGGTGGAGCAAACCGAAACCCGAGATAAAGGGACTGAGGTCATTACACACCAATTGAGTGACAGTAGATTGTTAGATCAATCATATCAAATGACACCTAAGCTAGTCCGTCAGTCCAACATACAGGTCCCAGAGATCAGGGTGACTGTAGAACCTGACAGTCCAGAGAAAGAGAATGCAGCGGAGGTGAAACAGGTGAAGGCGAAGGAGCCCGATAGATATGTAGAGGAGTTCCAGTGGCCTCAAAGAAGTGAAACCCTGTCTCAGTTCCCCCCAGaaaaactccctccaaagaagAAGAGACTGCGCTTAGCTGACTTGGAGCACTCTTCTGGTGAATCTAGCTTCGAGTCAGCCTGTACGAGCCTCTCCCGAAGCCCTAGTCAGGATAGCAACCTATCCTACTGCTCCAGCTTCTCGTTTGaccgagaagagagagagcgagagtttaTCCCCAAGCCAGCTCCCCTGGCAGCTAGACAGGATGAGTTTGGAAAAGCGTTGGAGTTCTTAGCTGTGCCAGGAAGcgcccactccctctctgtcctgagcCAGCGTCAACAACATGAAATGAGACGCTCCTCTTCAGAACAGGCACCATGCAACTCTCAGCGCAGAGAGCTCCCAGAGGTCCGAAGCGTATCATTTGACTACGGCAGTCTCTCTCCAATGGCCAAAGTTAGACATGCGGAACTCGGCGCCAGTTACTCAGAACCCAGACGGGGTAACTTGGTAAGACAGGCGTCCTTGAATGTTGACCCTGAATTTACACATCCAGTCCTTCCGCTAAATATTCTTCCTCAGTACCTCAGCAATGCCCTGTCGCTCTCAACCACTTCTCTGCTCTCGCAGTCTCTGCCAATGTTTGCCCCTCAGCCACCACACGCCGGCCTCTTAGTTCCTGTTAGAATACAGGCTCACGTGCCATCTTACGGTAGCATTACATACACCACTGTGTCACAGGTTGTAGAGGATCCATACGAAAACTCTCTCACTTCTCACTTTGCACATTTATCCACAAATTTGGATGTGTTATTAGGACACCCCCGAGGACTGTTGACCAACAACCCAGCCCAGATTCAAGTTCTAGATCTGTCACCAGCTAAGTTTAAGACAGGCAtccctctaaccctgacctccagGACTATCTCCACCACCAACTGTGGATCCAGTGGTGGATCCAACAAGCGCATGTTGTCTCCGGCCAGCAGCTTGGACCTGTTCACGGACGTAAAACAGCAGAAACGTGTCAAAGAGGAGAAAATGTACGGTGAGATAGTGGAGGAGTTGGGTGCTGTGGAGTTAGGGAACTGTAATGTGACCGAAGAGAGCAAATACAGTTTAAAGACGGAGTTTAAAAGTGACACCAACCAGGGAGCATCACTGTCAGGCCTTTCTTCTATATCCTCTTTGTCTGTGTCATCCTCACGTCATTCTCTTGACGAACGAGCAAGTGAAAGCTTCATCTCACCTCAGCAACAAGGGTCAGAATGTCCTGATTCCCCTATGGACAACTCCCCAACCGAAACACGCCTATATCCACCCTCTCTGATTTCCCTAAATGATTTCAAAGAGTCTGGCATCGACAGCAAGGCACAGATGGAAATTATGGTGCAGATAGTCAAAGGTCAGGGCATCCTCATCTCTGACGGTGAAAACACCAAACTGATATCTCAGTTTCCAAGTCTTCGCACAACGACAGTTGTGAGTTGGTGCTATCTGAACTACACCAAGCCAAACAGCACTCACAACACTTCTCCTATGTCCTCTGTGTACACTACGTGGTGTGTCAGTTCCCATAACCCCAACCCTCCTAACCTCAACACCAGTGCAACcctggctctgctctgctccaaaCAGAAGACTAACACATGGGTGTACACAATGGCTGCCATGTACCAACctgggactgggaaactggtctcCTCCTCACTCTTATGGAGGCAGAGGCTTGAGCTG AGCAAACCGGAGCTCAAAGAGCTGGATGTGATCTCCTGTGGAAGGAAAGTGAAGGATGCCAGCTGCAGGGTAAAAGCAGCGAAGGAGGACTGGAAAGACATGGAGGTCTCCTCGAAACATACAGCAGcgccaacaccaacaccaacccaGATCAAAATCTTTGACGGAGG GTTCAAGTCCAATGAGGACTATGTGTACGTGAGGGGCCGAGGCCGAGGAAAGTATATCTGTGAGGAGTGTGGCATCCGCTGTAAGAAACCTAGTATGCTAAAGAAACACATACGCACCCACACTGACGTCAGACCCTACGTTTGCAGGGTCTGCAACTTCGCTTTCAAAACGAAAG GAAATCTGACCAAGCACATGAAGTCAAAGGCTCACATGAAGAAGTGTCTTGAGCTTGgtgtgtcagtcacagtggatGATACAGAGACACAGGAATCTG ATGACATCCAGCAAGACTCGAAGACCGGGGTCGTGAGCTCAGCCAAACACCAGTTCTCGGACGCAGACGACTCCGATGGCATGGATGAAGAGATAGATGACATCGACGAAGATGACGATGATGATTACGACGGTGGCTCCACTCCAAAAATCCGCTCCCGGAGCACCAGCCCTCAGCCCTGTGACATAGCCTCTCCGTCGGTCACCGCTGCCACCATCACCCAGGTTGTGTCGTCGGATCTCCATGGCTGTACCCTCAGTACCTTCCGTTCTCTCCCCAGCTGCCTCACCAACTCCATCGTGCCTCCACCGTGCCATGCCCATACCTCCATCTCAGGCAAGAGGACAGGGCCAGACCGGAGGCATGTCTTGGCCTCCAGCCTGGACAAGGAgccgagtgagagagagaggcttgtggAGGAGGACTGTAGCCTGGCCATGCTGTCTCCTGACCAGGGTTGTCTGTTCACCGGTCTGCTGTCCACTGGCTGGGAGTCCCCTCTGAGGGAACCGTCCCCCTCCCAGCTCCGCTACCCATCACCCCGTAGAGACCTCTCCCCCCGGGGTCGATTCTCACCTCGATGGGACACCTCCCAGCTGAGGCCCAGCTCCCCCAACCTCACCCCCATCCAGCACCTCTCCCCGGCCTGCATGGAGAGGCCCCTGTCCCCAGGCGGAGTGGACCTGCCTGGGAGGAGGGAGCCATCGGCCCGGGGCAGACAGAGGGTGGTGCTGAGGGCTGTGTCTCCACGTAGAGGGGGCTCGCAACACAGAGGGTCTGGCGATAAAACCAAGCGACAAGCCAAGGCTGAACTTGTCCACAAGGGAGGATCCATTGAAATAGATTTG GATCAGAGGAGAAGCACGCTCCCCAAACTGCCTGGTCCCTACATCTCCAGTTGTACCCATCATAACGTCCTCAGCCACCTTCCCCTACACTCCCAGCAGCAGGCTCGAACTCTACTCCCCATGGTCCCTATCGGGGGGGATCCAGGTACTGCGCTCTTTGCCCTCCTGCAG TCTGACCGGACCCATCTGTCAGTCCTGTCCCATCAGAAGACTGAGCTCCACCAGGACAGCAATAAGGAGGGATCTGTCTGTGTGGCGGGCCTCGGTGCAGAGGACTCAGTAGCCCAGCAgcaggagaaggagtgggaaaGGGAGAGGCCGTCCCCCCACCAGACACCCTGGGACTCTGAGGAGGAGAAagatcctgtctctgtcctcacgGTCAGGGACCCTAAGCAGGAAGAGGGTCTTCAGACCTGCACCAAGGCCATCGCCTCCCTCAGGATCACTTCCGAGGAGCATCTATAG